A window of the Kosakonia radicincitans DSM 16656 genome harbors these coding sequences:
- the speB gene encoding agmatinase: METLFHQPQSGNDMPRFAGRSTMMRLPYCDSPAGLDVAFVGIPLDVGTSQRAGTRYGPRHIRSESVMIRPYNMATGAAPFESLQVGDIGDVPINTYSLLKSVDLIEAFYSELNAWPVIPLTLGGDHTLTLPILRALAKKHGPVGLIHVDAHTDTNDEMFGEKIAHGTTFRRAVEEGLLDCKRVVQIGQRAQGYASGDFQWGVDQGFRLITVESCWHKSLTPLMAEIREMLGDGPVYLSYDIDSIDPAWAPGTGTPEVGGLSAIQALEIVRGCRGLNLIGGDLVEVSPPYDISGITAQLGANLLYEMLCVLPGVHYQGEKRL; the protein is encoded by the coding sequence ATGGAAACTCTTTTTCACCAGCCGCAGAGCGGTAACGACATGCCCCGTTTCGCCGGACGCAGCACCATGATGCGTCTGCCGTATTGCGATAGCCCGGCCGGGCTGGATGTGGCGTTTGTCGGCATTCCACTGGATGTCGGTACGTCGCAGCGGGCCGGTACCCGCTATGGCCCGCGCCATATCCGCAGCGAATCGGTGATGATTCGCCCGTACAACATGGCGACCGGCGCAGCGCCGTTTGAGTCATTGCAGGTGGGGGACATTGGCGATGTGCCGATCAATACCTACAGCCTGCTGAAGTCTGTCGATCTTATCGAAGCGTTTTATAGCGAACTCAATGCGTGGCCGGTGATCCCGCTGACGCTCGGCGGCGATCACACCCTGACGTTGCCGATCCTGCGCGCGCTCGCCAAAAAACATGGCCCGGTCGGGCTGATTCATGTGGATGCCCACACCGACACCAACGACGAGATGTTTGGCGAGAAGATTGCCCACGGCACCACCTTCCGCCGGGCGGTGGAAGAGGGGCTGCTGGACTGCAAACGCGTGGTGCAGATTGGCCAGCGTGCGCAGGGCTATGCCAGTGGCGATTTTCAGTGGGGCGTGGATCAGGGATTTCGACTGATTACGGTGGAATCGTGCTGGCATAAAAGCCTGACGCCGCTGATGGCAGAGATCCGCGAAATGCTCGGCGACGGGCCGGTCTACCTTTCCTATGACATTGACAGCATCGATCCCGCCTGGGCGCCGGGCACCGGCACGCCGGAAGTCGGCGGGCTGAGCGCGATTCAGGCGCTGGAGATTGTACGTGGCTGCCGCGGCTTGAACCTGATTGGCGGCGATTTGGTGGAGGTCTCTCCGCCTTACGATATCAGCGGGATCACGGCGCAGCTTGGCGCCAACCTGCTGTACGAAATGTTGTGTGTGTTGCCCGGTGTTCATTATCAGGGGGAAAAACGTCTGTGA
- a CDS encoding efflux transporter outer membrane subunit: MSLRLTPVILLLLGGCTVGPDYQRPSMALPVHYKEARGWQQATPQDSASKGEWWAVYRDPQLDALLRQVSLSNQNVASYAALYRQALALAAQSRAGLFPSVSYDASTTRSSSHSDGQRSTGNAHQAELSASWELDVWGKQRRTLEENRASAEASAAELANMTLSAQSELAQDYFELRVMDEKIALYQRSVAAYERYLTVINNKYQAGSESRGTLAQAQMQLESARSTAQDYQWQRAQLEHAIAILLGKAPADFSLPVAKLSATMPAIPQTLPAGLLQRRPDIAEAERNVAAANAAIGVAVAGYYPDLSLSASGGVSASAIQSLFSLPNRVWSLGPSLSGTLLDFGATSAEVDQARAAYDSKVATYRQTVLSALQEVEDGLVELNTLQGEIAAQQRASDAAQESARVTRNQYEAGMIDYLDVATTENSSLSEQQSLLSLQSTQWVASVELIAALGGGWHASQSE, translated from the coding sequence ATGTCGTTACGTCTGACTCCGGTCATCTTATTGCTGCTTGGCGGCTGTACCGTCGGCCCGGACTATCAGCGCCCGTCGATGGCGCTGCCGGTTCACTACAAAGAGGCGCGCGGCTGGCAGCAGGCAACGCCGCAGGATAGCGCAAGCAAAGGCGAGTGGTGGGCGGTTTACCGCGATCCGCAACTCGATGCGCTGCTGCGCCAGGTGAGCCTCTCCAACCAGAATGTCGCCAGTTACGCCGCGCTGTATCGCCAGGCGCTGGCGCTGGCGGCGCAGTCGCGCGCCGGGCTATTTCCTTCCGTCAGTTATGACGCCAGTACCACCCGCAGCAGCAGCCATAGCGACGGGCAGCGCAGCACCGGCAATGCGCACCAGGCGGAACTCAGCGCCAGCTGGGAACTGGATGTGTGGGGAAAACAGCGGCGCACGCTGGAAGAGAACCGCGCCAGCGCCGAAGCCAGCGCGGCTGAGCTGGCAAACATGACGCTGAGCGCGCAATCCGAACTGGCGCAGGACTATTTCGAACTGCGGGTGATGGACGAAAAAATCGCCCTCTACCAGCGCAGCGTTGCCGCTTATGAGCGCTATCTGACGGTCATCAACAATAAATATCAGGCTGGAAGCGAATCGCGCGGCACGCTGGCGCAGGCGCAAATGCAACTGGAAAGCGCCCGCTCGACTGCGCAGGACTACCAGTGGCAACGCGCGCAACTGGAGCATGCCATCGCCATTCTGCTGGGTAAAGCACCTGCCGATTTCAGCCTGCCGGTGGCAAAACTCAGCGCCACGATGCCCGCCATTCCGCAAACCTTGCCCGCCGGGCTGTTGCAGCGCCGGCCGGACATTGCCGAAGCAGAACGTAACGTCGCTGCGGCCAATGCGGCGATTGGCGTGGCGGTGGCCGGTTACTATCCGGATCTGAGTTTAAGCGCCAGCGGCGGCGTCAGCGCCTCTGCCATTCAGAGCCTGTTCTCGCTGCCGAACCGCGTCTGGTCGTTGGGGCCATCGCTGAGCGGGACGCTGCTTGATTTCGGCGCGACGTCTGCCGAAGTCGATCAGGCGCGCGCGGCGTATGACAGCAAAGTCGCGACCTACCGGCAAACGGTGCTGTCGGCGTTGCAGGAAGTGGAAGACGGGCTGGTGGAGCTGAATACCCTGCAAGGGGAAATTGCCGCGCAGCAGCGCGCTTCCGATGCCGCGCAGGAATCCGCGCGCGTAACCCGCAACCAGTATGAAGCCGGGATGATTGATTACCTCGACGTGGCCACTACCGAAAACAGCAGCCTGAGCGAGCAGCAGAGCCTGCTGTCGCTACAGAGCACGCAGTGGGTGGCGAGCGTCGAATTGATTGCCGCGCTTGGCGGCGGCTGGCATGCCAGCCAGTCCGAGTAA
- a CDS encoding LysR family transcriptional regulator — translation MAAKFPNLRLMHIFVTVAKHQGFASAQQDLNLTVSAISNYMSELEEKLGFVLCRRGRGGFALTPKGEAYLQQSMTLLNTLENFERYTASLRGEQGGTLNLGVIDSTITDPMLPITDAIGQFSDLFPLVHLNLQIKNPNALLHGILNNELDIAVGTFSLQGNSVVSHPLYREQHWLYCSDQHELFGVRHPTVAHISQMRMVTRSYWSAADLGKKGFKQSVASVESMEAQLMLILSGKYIGYLPEHYALPWVQQQRLRALLPTDYGYQAPFSLIFRRGRSKEILIRTLRDLLRSASKSWKTRR, via the coding sequence ATGGCTGCAAAATTTCCCAATCTGCGGTTAATGCATATTTTCGTCACCGTGGCGAAACATCAGGGCTTTGCCAGCGCGCAACAGGATCTCAACCTGACGGTATCGGCCATCAGTAATTACATGAGCGAACTGGAAGAGAAGCTGGGTTTTGTGCTGTGCCGCCGGGGGCGGGGAGGTTTTGCACTCACGCCGAAAGGCGAAGCGTATTTGCAGCAAAGCATGACGCTACTGAATACGCTGGAAAACTTTGAGCGCTACACCGCCTCGCTGCGCGGCGAACAGGGCGGGACGCTCAACCTTGGCGTCATTGACTCGACCATTACCGACCCGATGCTGCCGATCACCGATGCAATTGGGCAGTTCAGCGATCTCTTTCCGCTTGTGCATCTGAATCTGCAAATCAAAAACCCGAACGCCCTGCTACACGGCATTTTAAATAATGAACTGGATATCGCCGTCGGCACCTTTTCATTACAGGGAAACAGTGTGGTTTCGCATCCGCTGTACCGCGAGCAGCACTGGTTATATTGCAGCGATCAGCACGAATTATTCGGCGTGCGCCATCCGACCGTCGCGCATATTTCGCAGATGCGCATGGTGACCCGCAGCTACTGGAGCGCGGCGGATCTGGGTAAAAAAGGCTTTAAGCAGAGCGTGGCCAGCGTGGAGAGTATGGAAGCGCAGTTGATGCTGATCCTGTCCGGAAAATACATCGGTTATTTACCAGAACACTATGCGCTGCCGTGGGTGCAGCAGCAGCGCCTGCGCGCCCTGCTGCCGACCGATTACGGCTACCAGGCGCCGTTTTCCCTGATCTTCCGCCGCGGGCGCAGCAAAGAGATCCTGATCCGCACGCTGCGCGATTTACTGCGCAGCGCGTCGAAATCGTGGAAAACGCGGCGTTAG